The Lacipirellula parvula genome window below encodes:
- a CDS encoding ATP-dependent Clp protease ATP-binding subunit, with the protein MYERFTDRARKVMQLANQEAQRFNHEYIGTEHVLLGLIKEGSGVAANVLKNLDVDLRKIRLEVEKLVQSGPDMVTMGKLPQTPRAKKVIEYSMEEARHLNHNYVGTEHILLGLLREQEGVAAQVLMNLGLKLEEVREEVLNLLGHGLEGEESGGRGRAGSGGGQGGGGGGGEGGEERERGKTSKSKTPALDSFGRDLTELARQRKLDPVIGREKEIERAIQVLCRRTKNNPVLLGEAGVGKTAIVEGFAQRVVDGNVPEILLDRRIVVLDLAMMVAGTKYRGQFEERIKAVMNEVRRAKNTILFIDELHTLVGAGGAEGAIDASNVLKPALARGEIQCIGATTLDEYRKYIEKDSALARRFQEVMVEPTTAEDTVKILEGLRDRYEEHHRVQITDDAIAAAVELSNRYITGRCLPDKAIDVIDESGARVRLKSMSKPPNLKEIDEEVEQLNREKEEAVANQDFEKAASLRDRADKLKKKKNDITRQWREKSRENGGVVDEEVIAEVVSKMTGIPLTRMTTEDTMRLMQMEDELHKKVIGQHEAIKAIAKAVRRSRSGLQDPKRPTGTFVFAGPTGVGKTLLAKALAEFMFGDEEALIQIDMSEYMEKHNVSRLIGAPPGYVGYEEGGQLTEQIRRRPYAVVLLDEIEKAHPEVFNMLLQLMEEGRLTDSFGRSVDFRNVVLIMTTNAGAEAIKNESAFGFQKPDDDAGYDNMKRRVTDEIEKVFRPEFINRVNDIIVFHHLTTVDLKQVVDLELAKVRKRLNEKGLVLELADETKEFLIKKGSNTDYGARPLRRAIESFIEDPLAEELLKGEFNGKDTIRVGVKTVADKKQLVFEGLKLRGDAPEPVGAGVGGKDEPSSDDAE; encoded by the coding sequence ATGTACGAACGGTTTACAGACCGCGCCCGCAAGGTGATGCAGCTCGCCAATCAAGAGGCGCAGCGCTTCAATCACGAATACATCGGCACCGAACATGTGCTGCTGGGCCTCATCAAAGAAGGTTCCGGCGTCGCTGCCAACGTGCTGAAGAATCTCGACGTCGATCTGCGCAAGATCCGCCTCGAGGTCGAGAAGCTCGTCCAATCGGGACCAGACATGGTCACCATGGGCAAGCTCCCGCAGACGCCGCGCGCCAAGAAGGTCATCGAGTACTCGATGGAAGAGGCTCGGCATCTGAATCACAACTACGTCGGCACCGAGCACATCCTGCTTGGCCTTCTGCGTGAGCAGGAAGGGGTCGCCGCGCAAGTCCTCATGAACCTCGGGCTCAAGCTCGAGGAAGTCCGCGAAGAAGTTCTCAACCTGCTGGGCCACGGCCTGGAAGGCGAAGAGAGCGGCGGTCGCGGCCGCGCCGGCAGCGGCGGCGGTCAGGGTGGCGGCGGTGGCGGCGGCGAAGGCGGGGAAGAACGCGAACGGGGCAAGACCTCGAAGAGCAAGACCCCCGCGCTCGATAGCTTCGGCCGCGATCTCACCGAACTCGCCCGGCAGCGCAAGCTCGATCCGGTCATCGGTCGTGAGAAGGAAATCGAACGGGCGATCCAGGTGCTCTGCCGTCGCACCAAGAACAATCCGGTGCTCCTCGGCGAAGCGGGCGTCGGCAAGACGGCCATCGTCGAAGGGTTCGCTCAACGCGTCGTCGACGGCAACGTGCCGGAGATTCTGCTCGATCGGCGGATCGTGGTGCTCGATTTGGCGATGATGGTCGCCGGCACGAAGTATCGCGGTCAGTTCGAAGAGCGGATCAAGGCGGTGATGAACGAAGTTCGTCGCGCGAAGAACACGATCCTGTTCATCGACGAGCTCCATACGCTCGTCGGGGCCGGCGGCGCCGAGGGCGCCATCGACGCATCGAACGTGCTGAAGCCGGCCCTCGCCCGCGGCGAGATCCAGTGCATCGGCGCCACGACGCTCGACGAATATCGCAAGTACATCGAAAAGGACTCGGCGCTCGCCCGCCGGTTCCAAGAGGTGATGGTCGAGCCGACCACCGCCGAAGACACGGTGAAGATTCTCGAAGGTCTCCGCGACCGTTACGAGGAGCATCACCGCGTGCAGATCACCGACGACGCGATTGCCGCGGCCGTCGAGCTGTCGAACCGTTACATCACCGGTCGTTGCTTGCCGGATAAGGCGATCGACGTGATCGACGAATCGGGCGCCCGCGTCCGGCTCAAGAGCATGTCGAAGCCGCCGAATCTGAAGGAGATCGACGAAGAAGTCGAGCAGCTCAACCGCGAGAAGGAAGAAGCGGTCGCCAATCAAGACTTTGAGAAGGCGGCGAGCCTCCGCGATCGGGCCGACAAGCTCAAGAAGAAAAAGAACGACATCACCCGTCAGTGGCGCGAGAAGTCGCGCGAGAACGGCGGCGTGGTGGACGAGGAAGTCATTGCCGAAGTCGTTTCGAAGATGACCGGCATCCCGCTCACGCGGATGACGACCGAAGACACGATGCGCCTCATGCAAATGGAAGACGAGCTTCACAAGAAGGTCATCGGCCAGCATGAAGCGATCAAGGCGATCGCCAAGGCAGTGCGTCGCAGCCGCAGCGGGTTGCAAGACCCGAAGCGGCCGACCGGCACGTTCGTCTTCGCCGGCCCCACCGGCGTCGGCAAGACGTTGCTCGCCAAGGCCTTGGCCGAGTTCATGTTCGGCGATGAGGAAGCCCTCATCCAAATCGACATGAGCGAGTACATGGAGAAGCACAACGTCAGCCGGCTCATCGGGGCGCCCCCCGGATACGTCGGCTACGAGGAAGGCGGCCAGCTCACCGAGCAGATTCGCCGTCGTCCGTACGCGGTGGTGTTGCTCGACGAAATCGAGAAGGCGCACCCCGAAGTCTTCAACATGTTGCTCCAGCTCATGGAAGAAGGCCGACTGACCGACAGCTTTGGTCGCAGCGTCGACTTCCGCAACGTGGTCCTCATCATGACCACGAACGCGGGCGCCGAAGCGATCAAGAACGAATCGGCGTTCGGCTTCCAGAAGCCGGACGACGACGCCGGGTACGACAACATGAAGCGTCGCGTGACCGATGAAATCGAAAAGGTTTTCCGTCCCGAATTCATCAACCGCGTCAACGACATCATCGTGTTCCACCACCTGACGACCGTCGACTTGAAGCAAGTGGTCGATCTCGAATTGGCCAAGGTTCGCAAGCGTCTGAACGAGAAGGGCCTCGTGCTCGAACTCGCCGACGAGACGAAGGAATTCTTGATCAAGAAGGGTTCGAATACCGATTACGGCGCCCGTCCGCTGCGTCGCGCGATCGAATCGTTTATTGAAGATCCGTTGGCCGAGGAACTGCTCAAGGGCGAGTTCAACGGCAAGGACACGATTCGCGTCGGCGTGAAGACCGTGGCCGACAAGAAGCAACTCGTGTTCGAGGGGCTGAAGCTGCGGGGCGACGCTCCGGAGCCAGTCGGCGCGGGAGTCGGCGGCAAGGACGAGCCCTCGTCCGACGACGCCGAATAA
- a CDS encoding secretin N-terminal domain-containing protein, with protein MVYFSSSTKWLWGLFTVGVLIVARPVAADEPKVDAPKQADPFGAAATRRSAAADEGSTGISSAFVDSTVAVEQPYEQVVIGSIRKELDDTKAELAKTKQLIGEVIHEYKQSSATPDLPPLPDAEVRVFQMKNTSADAAADKIKLLIGTQPIRIAIDEASNGLIVFGKAEALPQVEQLVIKLDDLAIAGQGGFSAPPATAGAAATPVAPRRTLMLRVFWLADGVEGFDSPEDYLPFPAVQSLGKLGITHPRLVTQTFTSISVQENAEAVQFSTQVPAVLFDQPMRMLLSGDLSATADNRSLVDMHLAIESNGPVCEMNGSLAAPIGHFMVLGTANSVIGGSVVAEMGGGGMGMGRGREGGMGMSAPAAKLNSTRFAFVVQVVEAESFAPEE; from the coding sequence ATGGTTTACTTTTCATCTTCGACCAAATGGCTCTGGGGCCTGTTTACTGTAGGAGTGCTGATCGTCGCACGTCCCGTCGCTGCCGACGAGCCCAAGGTCGACGCCCCAAAGCAAGCCGATCCGTTCGGAGCCGCGGCGACCAGGCGATCGGCAGCAGCGGACGAAGGCTCAACCGGAATCAGCTCGGCGTTCGTCGACTCGACGGTCGCCGTCGAGCAGCCTTACGAGCAAGTCGTCATCGGGTCGATACGAAAGGAACTCGACGATACGAAGGCGGAGCTCGCCAAGACGAAGCAGCTCATCGGCGAGGTGATTCACGAATACAAGCAGAGTAGCGCGACGCCCGACCTGCCGCCGCTGCCAGACGCCGAGGTCCGCGTCTTCCAAATGAAAAACACTTCCGCGGACGCCGCGGCCGACAAAATCAAACTGCTCATCGGCACGCAGCCGATCCGGATTGCGATCGACGAAGCTTCCAACGGGCTGATCGTCTTCGGCAAGGCCGAGGCGCTGCCGCAGGTCGAGCAGTTGGTGATCAAGCTCGACGACCTCGCTATCGCGGGCCAGGGCGGATTCTCGGCGCCGCCAGCTACCGCCGGCGCCGCTGCAACGCCAGTCGCTCCGCGACGAACGCTGATGCTCCGGGTCTTCTGGCTCGCCGACGGCGTTGAAGGGTTTGACAGCCCCGAAGATTACCTTCCATTCCCAGCGGTCCAATCACTCGGCAAACTGGGCATCACGCACCCCCGTCTCGTCACACAAACATTCACCTCGATTTCAGTGCAGGAGAACGCCGAAGCGGTGCAGTTCTCCACGCAAGTCCCCGCCGTACTGTTTGATCAACCGATGCGAATGCTTCTCAGCGGCGATCTGTCGGCAACAGCTGACAATCGATCACTGGTCGATATGCATCTGGCGATCGAAAGCAACGGCCCCGTCTGCGAAATGAACGGCTCGCTCGCAGCGCCGATTGGGCACTTCATGGTGCTTGGCACGGCGAACTCAGTGATTGGCGGCAGCGTTGTGGCCGAAATGGGCGGCGGAGGCATGGGAATGGGCCGCGGAAGGGAAGGCGGCATGGGAATGTCCGCTCCCGCTGCCAAACTCAACTCCACGCGGTTTGCGTTCGTCGTGCAGGTCGTCGAGGCGGAGAGCTTCGCTCCGGAAGAGTGA
- a CDS encoding MBL fold metallo-hydrolase produces MLPRTPLFPHVIELNHQARRRIGCSVYLIYDESEWTLLDIGYEDAVDECVELIRELDFPFSKCKTLIASHADVDHIQGLAKVKQMLKTTVTAHPTAADMLEKGDRLATFALIDAQGIDLDMPPVVVENRVNDGDVIKVGKLELEVWHTPGHTDGQLSFRMGDLLFSGDNLFRDGCVGAIDAHHGSSIADFIKSLERIKASDVKWLLPSHGPVFKKDNALIDKTIARLEGYQHMADFGTCAIDWPLMDTWEDELIEGKLPG; encoded by the coding sequence ATGCTCCCACGTACCCCCCTGTTCCCTCACGTCATCGAGCTCAATCACCAGGCGCGTCGCCGCATCGGCTGCAGCGTCTACCTGATTTACGATGAGTCGGAGTGGACGCTGCTCGATATCGGCTACGAAGACGCCGTCGACGAGTGCGTCGAACTGATCCGCGAGCTCGATTTCCCCTTCAGCAAGTGCAAGACGCTCATCGCGTCGCACGCCGACGTCGACCATATCCAGGGGCTGGCGAAGGTGAAGCAGATGCTCAAGACGACCGTCACCGCACACCCGACGGCGGCCGACATGCTGGAAAAGGGCGACCGCCTGGCGACGTTTGCCCTGATCGACGCCCAAGGGATCGATCTCGACATGCCGCCGGTCGTGGTCGAGAACCGCGTCAACGACGGCGACGTCATCAAAGTCGGCAAGCTTGAACTCGAAGTCTGGCACACCCCCGGTCACACCGACGGGCAGCTCAGCTTCCGCATGGGCGACTTGCTCTTCTCGGGCGACAACCTGTTCCGCGATGGCTGCGTGGGGGCGATCGACGCCCACCACGGCAGTAGCATCGCCGACTTCATCAAATCCCTCGAACGCATCAAGGCAAGCGACGTGAAGTGGCTTCTGCCGAGCCATGGGCCGGTCTTCAAGAAAGACAACGCGCTGATCGACAAGACGATCGCGCGGCTTGAAGGCTACCAGCACATGGCCGACTTCGGCACCTGCGCCATCGACTGGCCGCTCATGGATACGTGGGAAGACGAGCTGATCGAAGGCAAGTTGCCTGGGTAG
- a CDS encoding mannose-1-phosphate guanylyltransferase: MLHAVIMAGGAGTRFWPASRADMPKQLLALVGKQTMIRQTVDRLGDLVTPAQTLIVTNQRLIPALREQLPELPETSLVGEPCKRDTAPCIGLAALLVAKQDPDAIMAVLPADHVIRNASRFQDSIRQAVTLIKKTPDQIVTFGIRPNYPAEIFGYIQRGSRIDIHDEAAPTFVVKRFREKPDHATATEYVNSGDYLWNSGIFIWKAKTILNALKERQPEMLAHLEKIGAAWGTPQQQEVFDREFTAIKGISIDYAVMEHAKNVAVIEAPYDWDDLGSWQSLARLAGTDRFDNTIVGKHVGINTTGTIVRTDDKHLVVTIGMKDCLVVHTPDATLVANKNDEEAVREVVKLLEAKGWKEYL, encoded by the coding sequence ATGCTCCACGCAGTAATCATGGCCGGCGGCGCCGGCACGCGTTTCTGGCCTGCCAGCCGGGCCGACATGCCCAAGCAGCTCCTCGCGCTCGTCGGCAAGCAGACGATGATCCGCCAAACGGTCGATCGCCTCGGCGACCTCGTGACGCCGGCGCAAACGCTCATCGTCACCAACCAACGGCTCATCCCGGCGCTGCGCGAACAGTTGCCGGAACTTCCGGAAACCTCGCTCGTCGGCGAACCCTGCAAGCGCGACACGGCGCCCTGCATCGGCTTGGCAGCGCTGCTCGTGGCGAAGCAAGATCCCGATGCGATCATGGCGGTGCTGCCGGCCGACCATGTCATCCGCAACGCCAGCCGCTTTCAAGATTCGATCCGCCAGGCGGTGACGCTCATCAAGAAGACGCCCGATCAGATCGTCACCTTCGGCATTCGGCCGAACTACCCGGCAGAAATTTTCGGCTACATCCAACGCGGCTCGCGGATCGACATCCACGATGAAGCGGCGCCGACGTTCGTGGTGAAGCGATTCCGCGAGAAGCCCGACCACGCCACGGCGACCGAGTACGTCAACTCGGGCGACTACCTCTGGAACTCCGGCATCTTTATTTGGAAGGCGAAGACGATTCTCAACGCCCTCAAAGAGCGGCAGCCGGAGATGCTCGCCCATCTCGAAAAGATTGGCGCCGCGTGGGGGACGCCTCAGCAGCAGGAAGTTTTTGATCGCGAGTTCACCGCGATCAAAGGCATCTCGATCGACTACGCCGTAATGGAGCACGCCAAGAACGTCGCGGTCATCGAGGCACCGTACGATTGGGACGACCTCGGCAGTTGGCAATCGCTCGCACGGCTTGCCGGCACCGACCGGTTTGACAACACCATCGTCGGCAAGCATGTCGGCATCAATACGACGGGAACGATTGTCCGCACCGACGACAAGCATCTAGTCGTCACCATTGGCATGAAGGATTGCTTAGTCGTTCATACGCCCGACGCGACGCTGGTGGCGAACAAGAACGATGAAGAGGCGGTGCGCGAGGTGGTGAAGTTGCTGGAAGCGAAAGGCTGGAAGGAGTATTTGTAG
- a CDS encoding type II toxin-antitoxin system RelE/ParE family toxin yields the protein MPLTEVLLYQELDGTIPVLDWLAELQKSNRAAFNKCLYLIDLLEQFGSELRRPRADMLRDGVYELQTEVRNVNYRLLYGFVGKDVALLSHGLIKEKNVPAREIELAIERLERFRNDPDRHRATRE from the coding sequence ATGCCGCTCACCGAAGTCCTGCTGTACCAAGAATTGGACGGCACGATTCCGGTGCTCGATTGGCTTGCCGAGTTGCAAAAGAGCAATCGCGCAGCGTTCAATAAGTGCTTGTACTTGATCGATCTATTGGAGCAATTCGGCAGTGAGTTGCGCCGACCTCGCGCTGATATGCTGCGCGACGGCGTTTATGAATTGCAAACGGAAGTGCGCAACGTGAACTATCGCCTGCTGTACGGGTTTGTGGGGAAGGACGTCGCCTTGCTCAGCCACGGGCTGATCAAGGAGAAAAATGTTCCCGCCCGCGAGATCGAACTGGCCATCGAACGCCTCGAACGATTCCGAAATGATCCGGACCGCCATCGCGCCACTCGGGAGTGA
- a CDS encoding NAD-dependent epimerase/dehydratase family protein gives MSATRILFGIGYLGSRVANLWRDQRDYTWAFTRRDDPTEAMIVARTLTGQADVTRPETLTCLRELATPDSQQADSLLYAVGYDRTTGPDIHSVYANGLQNVLAALPASVTRVIYISTTGVYGTAGGGWVDETTPTAPHRDGGKASLAAEEILRAHPLGRRSVILRLAGIYGPGRVPYLDKLKASEPIAAPSAGWLNLIHVDDAARIVVAMDRWLAARWSSDGPHVFCVSDGVPAVRGEYYAEAARLIGAPPPQFTTPPADSPAAARAGADRRVSNAKLRKWMATQGLALQYPSYREGLAQILNSNPAI, from the coding sequence TTGTCGGCAACGCGAATCCTCTTCGGCATTGGCTACCTCGGCAGTCGCGTCGCCAATCTCTGGCGCGATCAACGCGATTACACGTGGGCGTTCACTCGTCGCGATGATCCGACGGAAGCGATGATCGTTGCGAGAACGCTCACCGGCCAAGCCGATGTTACGCGACCGGAGACGCTCACCTGTCTCCGCGAGTTAGCTACCCCCGACAGTCAGCAAGCCGATTCGCTTCTCTACGCCGTCGGCTATGATCGCACCACCGGCCCCGACATCCACTCCGTCTACGCCAACGGCCTGCAGAACGTCCTTGCCGCATTGCCGGCAAGCGTCACCCGCGTGATCTACATCAGCACCACCGGCGTCTATGGCACGGCCGGCGGCGGGTGGGTCGACGAGACGACACCGACCGCTCCGCACCGCGACGGCGGCAAGGCGTCGCTCGCTGCGGAAGAAATCTTGCGCGCCCACCCGCTCGGCCGACGGAGCGTGATTCTCCGGCTGGCGGGCATCTACGGCCCAGGCCGCGTGCCGTATCTCGACAAGCTGAAGGCAAGCGAACCAATCGCGGCGCCCAGCGCAGGCTGGCTGAATCTCATCCACGTCGACGACGCCGCACGAATCGTCGTCGCGATGGATCGCTGGCTAGCTGCCCGCTGGAGCAGCGATGGCCCGCACGTGTTCTGCGTCAGCGACGGCGTCCCCGCAGTGCGCGGCGAGTATTACGCCGAAGCGGCCCGCTTGATCGGCGCCCCGCCGCCACAATTCACGACGCCGCCGGCCGACTCCCCCGCCGCCGCCCGCGCCGGGGCCGATCGCCGGGTAAGCAACGCGAAACTACGCAAGTGGATGGCGACGCAAGGCCTCGCCCTCCAGTACCCCAGCTACCGCGAGGGGCTGGCACAGATTCTCAACTCCAATCCGGCCATTTAG
- the ruvX gene encoding Holliday junction resolvase RuvX has protein sequence MPPSTRIAGIDYGTVRIGIATADLSVGIAGPYETYNRRSERLDADYFRTLAKEERIGRFVVGLPVHLSGGESQKSLEARNFGDWLAKLTGVPVEYFDERYTSAEAEEMLLGAGLTKKRRKERLDQLAAQIMLTAYLEAGAKNQELPDSID, from the coding sequence ATGCCCCCCTCCACTCGCATCGCTGGCATCGACTACGGCACCGTGCGAATTGGGATCGCGACGGCGGATCTATCCGTCGGCATCGCCGGGCCGTACGAGACCTACAATCGCCGCAGCGAGCGGCTCGATGCCGATTACTTCAGGACGCTCGCTAAGGAAGAGCGGATCGGGCGGTTCGTCGTCGGGCTGCCGGTGCATCTCAGCGGCGGCGAGAGTCAGAAGTCGCTGGAAGCCCGCAACTTTGGCGATTGGCTCGCCAAGCTGACAGGCGTGCCGGTGGAGTACTTCGACGAACGCTATACGAGCGCTGAAGCGGAAGAGATGCTGTTGGGCGCCGGGCTGACGAAGAAGCGACGCAAAGAGCGGCTCGATCAGCTGGCGGCGCAGATCATGCTGACGGCGTACCTCGAGGCGGGCGCGAAGAACCAAGAGCTGCCCGATTCGATTGATTAA
- a CDS encoding GDSL-type esterase/lipase family protein gives MPSLRFAIVSCAIVLFASTGDVAYAQTATAEKPKPAEAKPAPPVDMAAIFKLHWNNRVTAFRQQNEQLQFVVLLGDSITEGFEAAKYFPGRRVLNRGISADMIGNDLPADDNRGVLKRLDESVFNCAATDVFLMIGINDLGSGHTPEVMEQGYRDILQQIKTKTPQVRVHVQSLLPTRDRYAKHNANVLDFNNRLKKLAEEFGYDYVDVHALMVDDKGELNADYTGDGLHLNEGAYKAWQAEVARLMNW, from the coding sequence ATGCCATCGCTTCGCTTCGCCATCGTTTCTTGCGCGATTGTGTTATTTGCCTCGACTGGCGACGTCGCCTACGCGCAAACAGCAACTGCGGAGAAACCAAAACCCGCCGAAGCGAAGCCGGCGCCGCCGGTCGACATGGCGGCGATCTTCAAGCTCCACTGGAACAACCGCGTCACCGCCTTCAGGCAGCAGAACGAGCAGTTGCAGTTCGTCGTGTTGCTGGGCGACAGCATTACCGAAGGATTTGAAGCTGCAAAGTACTTTCCTGGCCGTCGGGTGTTGAACCGCGGCATCAGCGCCGACATGATCGGCAACGACCTGCCGGCCGACGACAATCGCGGCGTGCTGAAGCGGCTCGACGAATCGGTTTTCAACTGCGCCGCGACCGACGTCTTTCTAATGATCGGCATCAACGACCTTGGCTCTGGCCACACGCCTGAGGTGATGGAGCAGGGCTACCGCGACATCTTGCAGCAAATCAAAACAAAGACGCCGCAGGTGCGCGTCCACGTGCAATCGCTGCTGCCGACGCGCGACCGCTACGCGAAGCACAACGCCAACGTGCTCGATTTCAACAACCGGCTGAAGAAGCTGGCGGAAGAGTTCGGCTACGACTACGTCGACGTCCATGCCCTCATGGTCGACGACAAAGGCGAACTAAACGCCGACTACACCGGCGACGGCCTGCACCTCAACGAGGGAGCGTACAAAGCATGGCAGGCCGAGGTCGCGCGGCTGATGAACTGGTAG
- a CDS encoding calmodulin-binding protein has translation MLRKILFAACVGVGCATFCAADNAQAQQAYGQNWGGTYTTQDWNRFYHYPYVYYPQNFWGSEYYRSADSLYYRYPPEMRIPVYNRKWHNYYPNRTKYHSGHHFVLDVF, from the coding sequence ATGCTTCGCAAGATTCTTTTCGCCGCATGCGTCGGCGTCGGGTGCGCTACGTTCTGCGCTGCCGACAACGCTCAGGCCCAGCAGGCCTATGGTCAGAATTGGGGCGGTACCTACACGACCCAAGACTGGAACCGCTTCTACCACTATCCCTACGTCTACTATCCCCAGAACTTCTGGGGTAGCGAGTACTACCGCAGCGCCGACAGCCTGTACTACCGCTATCCGCCCGAAATGCGGATCCCGGTCTACAACCGCAAGTGGCACAACTACTATCCGAACCGCACCAAGTATCACAGCGGTCATCACTTCGTGCTCGACGTGTTTTAA
- a CDS encoding thiamine phosphate synthase, which translates to MMSDSAPIRILDASLNRAAEGLRVVEDYVRFVLDDRHLTEQFKQLRHDLAAAGSQLPLPERHAARDTRSDVGTTVSTPSEGTRREAWEVCIASLERVKQSLRSLEEFSKVSLPAVAAEFERLRYWLYTLEAAVGRTVDANERLGEARLYVLVDGCDSEAAFAALVDQLIAARVGVIQLRDKRLDDRELIARARQLVAACQTPSPHTPPISPDLARSGLAPTRSSPLVIINDRPDVAAIVGADGVHLGQDDMRVKDARAIVGPRQLIGVSTHSIEQARAAVLDGANYLGVGPTFPSQTKSFDAFPGLDFVQQVAAEIRLPAFAIGGITQQNVGEVAAAGLRRIAVASAVTAAPRPQAAAEALRTALHQ; encoded by the coding sequence ATGATGTCCGACTCTGCCCCCATCCGCATCCTCGACGCCTCCCTCAACCGGGCCGCCGAGGGGCTGCGCGTCGTCGAGGATTACGTGCGGTTCGTCCTCGACGACCGGCATCTCACCGAGCAGTTCAAACAGCTGCGGCACGACTTGGCGGCGGCTGGCTCGCAGTTGCCGCTGCCGGAGCGGCATGCCGCCCGCGACACTCGGTCCGACGTCGGCACGACCGTTTCGACGCCAAGCGAGGGAACCCGTCGCGAGGCTTGGGAGGTGTGCATTGCCAGTTTGGAGCGGGTGAAGCAGTCGCTGCGGAGCCTGGAGGAGTTTTCGAAGGTGTCGCTGCCGGCCGTGGCGGCGGAGTTCGAGCGGCTGCGGTACTGGCTCTACACGCTCGAAGCGGCCGTCGGGCGGACGGTGGACGCGAACGAGCGGCTGGGCGAGGCGCGACTTTATGTGCTGGTCGACGGCTGCGATTCGGAAGCGGCGTTTGCGGCGTTGGTCGATCAGCTGATCGCGGCACGGGTGGGTGTGATTCAATTGCGCGACAAGCGGCTGGATGATCGCGAGCTGATCGCACGAGCGCGACAGTTGGTCGCGGCGTGCCAAACGCCCTCGCCGCACACGCCGCCAATCAGCCCCGACCTAGCTAGGTCGGGGCTAGCGCCCACGCGAAGCTCTCCGTTAGTAATCATCAACGACCGTCCCGACGTCGCCGCGATCGTTGGCGCCGACGGCGTCCACCTTGGCCAAGACGACATGCGGGTGAAAGACGCCCGCGCGATCGTCGGCCCGCGGCAGTTGATCGGCGTTTCGACCCACTCGATCGAGCAAGCCCGCGCGGCGGTGCTTGATGGCGCTAACTACCTCGGCGTCGGGCCGACGTTTCCATCGCAGACAAAATCGTTCGACGCGTTCCCGGGCCTCGACTTCGTTCAACAGGTGGCCGCGGAGATCCGGCTGCCGGCATTCGCGATTGGTGGAATCACCCAACAGAACGTCGGCGAAGTGGCAGCGGCCGGTCTCCGCCGCATTGCGGTAGCGTCGGCAGTCACCGCCGCCCCCCGCCCGCAAGCCGCCGCGGAAGCCCTACGAACGGCGCTCCACCAGTAG
- a CDS encoding tetratricopeptide repeat protein: MPQPKLHWSAYLWPGLPQLWMRGSWVGLTLAVGFTALVNALAATTFVWDEWLPVRIRWIALGAAGVIWLLAWLEGRADWRRLVSELSAGENAAVSPDERSDVWFREAQAAYLAHDWVSAEQTLLKLLKQDPRDAEARLMLATLLRHEQRTDAAVEQLNRLELLETAEAWRHEIAQERERIRSASVIPEDKIYELPTQEESTKTIADASVGKIAA; the protein is encoded by the coding sequence GTGCCGCAGCCCAAACTCCACTGGTCGGCTTATCTCTGGCCGGGCCTTCCGCAACTCTGGATGCGGGGGTCTTGGGTCGGGTTGACGCTGGCGGTAGGATTTACCGCGCTGGTCAATGCGCTCGCGGCGACGACCTTCGTCTGGGACGAATGGTTGCCGGTGCGAATTCGTTGGATCGCGCTCGGGGCGGCGGGAGTGATTTGGCTCTTGGCGTGGCTCGAAGGGCGAGCCGACTGGCGTCGACTCGTGTCTGAACTGTCGGCTGGCGAGAACGCAGCCGTCAGCCCGGACGAGCGGTCGGATGTTTGGTTTCGCGAAGCTCAGGCGGCGTACCTCGCGCACGACTGGGTTTCGGCCGAGCAGACGCTGCTAAAATTACTGAAGCAAGACCCGCGCGACGCGGAGGCCCGCCTGATGCTGGCCACCCTGTTGCGACATGAACAACGAACGGATGCGGCCGTCGAGCAACTCAATCGGCTGGAGTTGCTGGAAACGGCCGAAGCGTGGCGACATGAGATTGCGCAAGAGCGTGAACGAATTCGTTCCGCTAGCGTAATACCAGAAGACAAGATTTACGAATTACCGACTCAGGAAGAGTCGACCAAGACAATCGCCGATGCGTCAGTCGGGAAGATCGCTGCCTAA
- a CDS encoding helix-turn-helix domain-containing protein codes for MVKKTTNALDIIARETGVNPRTDSQVQGYRQSFEIAQMIYDARQAAGLTQKQLAELIGTQQPVISQLENADYEGHSLTMLERIAEALKMRVELRLVPTEASAVAKAP; via the coding sequence ATGGTTAAGAAGACGACGAACGCCCTCGACATCATCGCTCGCGAAACCGGCGTCAATCCCCGCACCGATTCGCAGGTGCAAGGCTACCGGCAGTCGTTCGAAATCGCCCAGATGATTTACGACGCTCGCCAAGCCGCGGGACTCACGCAAAAGCAACTCGCCGAGTTGATCGGCACGCAGCAGCCCGTCATCTCGCAGCTCGAAAACGCCGACTACGAGGGGCATTCGCTCACGATGCTGGAACGAATCGCCGAAGCACTCAAGATGCGAGTCGAACTCCGGCTGGTCCCCACGGAAGCGTCTGCAGTTGCCAAGGCCCCGTAG